One Methylosinus sp. C49 DNA segment encodes these proteins:
- a CDS encoding DUF6538 domain-containing protein, whose amino-acid sequence MPAIPHVVRRGAFYYWRRRLPSALAESRNSATLILGLRTSNPGRARYLAGQISALADRCFFPAAMTSRLSQQQIQKVFRIVFTQHLDKLEAVAARERVEDDFDPEKSRRSERVMGHVYRLLETRGRAAAVDERAAAQMAAQGIAQDEIAETAFMLDLMQRQNVAVEKKERLATLVEEVGGEPNPMNIALAQETVYRAFAEANFQSERRHDGVRVEIEKTIADILKDHAEAPRDSVDHTESRLVVAPLASSPIVVHREAAAETAEGARTEHAALLAASAPTPPADPAPAPVPVPTPTPATVARTKPLTLDEHPFVVLAEGVIQKNADAKAWDTKSQRQVRQISRLFARLLLEQGVVEFEDIHQKHLGDLDDLFGAVAKSYGRSPRDNHRTLDQLRAIGAAKPPSERGLVAGTVNRHFSFLGQVLAHIRSRGHKLDRDIDMTLMRRKSTERGRTKRGLLTEADAAAIFHLAFFTGCAGWKDDEILIPGPHVFHRALYFATLMLHYTGARREEICGLSVRDVASVDTVIDGELQRLHYIKVRTSEIRRIKNLYSERSVALHPELIRLGFLDYVAAVRALGYEMVFPDLKSPTSSSPLGDRLYDELIDGLHQAIPDAKERKKVIHSMRKSFGNSLKQKGIHSEIRSDIMGHSGATPTEEIYCDAIALADMLPTIMKIPIVTAHLQPHPIRLLPWVQDKLRPPFSRKRRGTDGAGPGRRRMRKTKDESDRS is encoded by the coding sequence GTGCCCGCCATCCCCCATGTCGTGCGTCGCGGCGCGTTCTATTATTGGCGGCGGCGACTGCCATCGGCCCTTGCCGAATCGAGAAATTCTGCGACCCTGATTCTCGGCCTGCGCACCAGCAACCCCGGGAGAGCGCGCTACCTCGCGGGCCAGATTTCCGCGCTCGCCGATCGTTGTTTCTTTCCGGCCGCCATGACCAGTCGCCTCTCCCAGCAGCAAATCCAGAAAGTGTTCCGCATCGTCTTCACGCAACACCTCGATAAGCTCGAGGCCGTGGCGGCGCGCGAACGCGTGGAGGATGATTTCGATCCTGAGAAGAGCCGCCGCAGCGAGCGCGTGATGGGCCACGTCTATCGCCTGCTCGAGACGCGTGGCCGCGCCGCCGCCGTCGACGAACGCGCCGCCGCGCAAATGGCGGCGCAGGGGATTGCGCAGGACGAGATCGCCGAGACCGCCTTCATGCTCGATCTCATGCAGCGCCAAAACGTCGCCGTCGAAAAGAAGGAGCGACTCGCGACGCTCGTCGAGGAGGTCGGCGGTGAGCCCAATCCGATGAACATCGCGCTCGCCCAGGAGACGGTCTACCGGGCCTTCGCCGAGGCGAATTTTCAGTCGGAGCGCCGCCATGACGGCGTGCGAGTCGAGATCGAGAAGACCATCGCCGACATTCTAAAGGATCACGCCGAAGCGCCCCGCGACTCGGTCGATCACACCGAGTCGAGGCTCGTCGTTGCTCCCCTCGCCTCATCCCCGATTGTCGTCCATCGAGAAGCGGCCGCAGAGACGGCCGAAGGCGCCCGAACCGAACATGCGGCGCTGTTGGCCGCCTCTGCGCCGACGCCACCTGCCGACCCCGCGCCCGCGCCCGTGCCCGTGCCCACGCCGACTCCCGCCACGGTAGCGAGAACGAAGCCGTTGACGCTCGACGAGCATCCATTCGTCGTGCTCGCCGAGGGGGTCATCCAGAAGAATGCGGACGCCAAGGCCTGGGACACGAAATCCCAGCGTCAGGTGCGTCAGATTTCGCGGCTTTTCGCGAGGCTCCTCCTCGAGCAGGGCGTCGTCGAGTTCGAAGACATCCACCAGAAGCACCTGGGCGATCTCGACGACCTCTTCGGCGCTGTCGCCAAGAGCTACGGCCGCAGCCCGCGAGACAATCACCGGACGCTCGACCAGCTTCGCGCGATCGGCGCGGCCAAGCCGCCGTCGGAGCGCGGTTTGGTCGCTGGAACGGTCAATCGGCATTTTTCATTTCTGGGCCAGGTCCTCGCCCATATTCGAAGCCGCGGTCACAAGCTCGACCGAGACATCGACATGACGCTGATGCGTCGCAAGTCCACGGAACGCGGGCGCACGAAGCGCGGACTCCTGACCGAAGCCGACGCCGCAGCGATCTTCCACCTCGCCTTCTTCACCGGCTGCGCCGGTTGGAAAGACGACGAGATCTTGATCCCAGGCCCGCACGTATTCCACCGCGCGCTGTATTTCGCGACGCTCATGCTCCACTACACCGGAGCGCGGCGCGAGGAAATCTGCGGCCTCTCCGTCCGCGACGTGGCCTCCGTCGACACGGTGATCGACGGCGAGTTACAACGCCTCCACTATATAAAGGTCAGAACGAGCGAAATTCGGCGCATCAAAAATCTGTATTCCGAGCGCTCGGTCGCCCTGCACCCGGAGCTCATCCGCCTCGGCTTTCTCGATTATGTCGCGGCCGTGAGAGCACTCGGCTATGAGATGGTCTTCCCCGATCTCAAATCGCCGACATCCTCGTCACCTCTGGGCGATCGGCTCTATGACGAGCTGATCGACGGGCTGCACCAAGCCATTCCCGACGCCAAGGAGCGCAAGAAGGTCATCCATTCGATGCGGAAATCTTTCGGCAATTCATTGAAACAGAAGGGGATTCATAGCGAGATTCGGAGCGACATCATGGGGCATTCGGGAGCCACCCCGACCGAGGAAATCTACTGCGACGCGATCGCGCTCGCCGACATGCTGCCGACCATCATGAAGATTCCGATCGTGACGGCGCATCTACAGCCTCACCCGATCCGCCTGCTGCCCTGGGTGCAGGACAAGCTGCGGCCGCCATTCTCGCGGAAGCGGAGGGGGACGGATGGCGCGGGTCCGGGACGCAGGCGGATGAGAAAAACAAAGGACGAATCAGACCGCTCGTGA